From a single Miscanthus floridulus cultivar M001 chromosome 8, ASM1932011v1, whole genome shotgun sequence genomic region:
- the LOC136473541 gene encoding uncharacterized protein isoform X2: MGPPSPAEAHGVAPPLFSARRHSAVHPRVAGVLLGGTRSPSSPRWSSRTPPSASPVARGGPPPPPPAAAPDPALARLYVRFGRFLHQRGQATIGAAALLPAAQVPSSTTSAHHSRYSFPPLSPSFSAKLSTRPRTLSGSDLITSLSVCMWLRGGGCFFTNYWVRSCLLHSRMATLGNLKIKTSMCKRIVKELRSYEKEAAKTADMKEKGADPYDLKQQENVLAESRMMVSDWHKQLETALADLKATLAELKEPNEQGAEIGEAESTITEASEVKAAKEEEKVVLVGNKEASGSGEKAAATGNMPCIDRLREELSCAL, encoded by the exons ATGGGACCTCCCTCTCCAGCGGAGGCGCACGGCGTCGCACCCCCCCTCTTCTCCGCGCGGCGGCACTCGGCGGTGCACCCTAGGGTGGCGGGGGTTCTGCTGGGTGGGACGAGGAGTCCGTCCTCGCCGCGATGGTCGTCGAGGACACCCCCATCTGCGAGTCCCGTCGCAAGAGGcgggcctccacctcctccaccggcgGCAGCGCCGGATCCAGCACTAG CTCGCCTATACGTTCGATTTGGTCGTTTTCTGCATCAACGGGGCCAAGCGACCATCGGCGCGGCCGCCCTACTCCCAGCTGCCCAGGTCCCTTCGTCGACGACGAGCGCCCACCACAGCAGGTACTCTTTCCCCCCTCTCTCCCCTTCCTTCTCTGCAAAACTGAGCACGCGGCCCCGAACCCTATCCGGATCTGATCTAATCACAAGTCTAAGTGTATGCATGTGGCTTCGGGGGGGGGGGTGTTTTTTCACAAATTATTGGGTCCGTTCCTGCCTCTTGCATTCTAGGATGGCGACGCTGGGGAATCTGAAGATCAAGACGTCGATGTGCAAGAGGATCGTGAAGGAGCTGCGCTCGTACGAGAAGGAGGCGGCCAAGACTGCCGACATGAAGGAGAAGGGCGCCGATCCCTACGATCTGAAACAGCAG GAGAATGTTTTAGCTGAGTCAAGGATGATGGTCTCAGACTGGCACAAGCAACTTGAAACTGCACTGGCTGACTTGAAAGCAACACTG GCTGAACTGAAGGAGCCAAATGAGCAAGGTGCTGAGATTGGAGAAGCTGAGAGTACAATCACAGAG GCATCGGAAGTGAAGGCCgccaaggaggaagagaaggttgTCCTTGTGGGCAACAAGGAGGCGTCAGGATCTGGCGAGAAGGCAGCGGCCACCGGTAACATGCCGTGTATCGATCGCCTCCGGGAGGAGCTCTCTTGTGCG CTCTGA
- the LOC136473541 gene encoding uncharacterized protein isoform X1, translating to MGPPSPAEAHGVAPPLFSARRHSAVHPRVAGVLLGGTRSPSSPRWSSRTPPSASPVARGGPPPPPPAAAPDPALARLYVRFGRFLHQRGQATIGAAALLPAAQVPSSTTSAHHSRYSFPPLSPSFSAKLSTRPRTLSGSDLITSLSVCMWLRGGGCFFTNYWVRSCLLHSRMATLGNLKIKTSMCKRIVKELRSYEKEAAKTADMKEKGADPYDLKQQENVLAESRMMVSDWHKQLETALADLKATLAELKEPNEQGAEIGEAESTITEASEVKAAKEEEKVVLVGNKEASGSGEKAAATGNMPCIDRLREELSCADYLAQFDNTSENSDLELAIALQQQEFERQPQRFQAPPPQQQQQQ from the exons ATGGGACCTCCCTCTCCAGCGGAGGCGCACGGCGTCGCACCCCCCCTCTTCTCCGCGCGGCGGCACTCGGCGGTGCACCCTAGGGTGGCGGGGGTTCTGCTGGGTGGGACGAGGAGTCCGTCCTCGCCGCGATGGTCGTCGAGGACACCCCCATCTGCGAGTCCCGTCGCAAGAGGcgggcctccacctcctccaccggcgGCAGCGCCGGATCCAGCACTAG CTCGCCTATACGTTCGATTTGGTCGTTTTCTGCATCAACGGGGCCAAGCGACCATCGGCGCGGCCGCCCTACTCCCAGCTGCCCAGGTCCCTTCGTCGACGACGAGCGCCCACCACAGCAGGTACTCTTTCCCCCCTCTCTCCCCTTCCTTCTCTGCAAAACTGAGCACGCGGCCCCGAACCCTATCCGGATCTGATCTAATCACAAGTCTAAGTGTATGCATGTGGCTTCGGGGGGGGGGGTGTTTTTTCACAAATTATTGGGTCCGTTCCTGCCTCTTGCATTCTAGGATGGCGACGCTGGGGAATCTGAAGATCAAGACGTCGATGTGCAAGAGGATCGTGAAGGAGCTGCGCTCGTACGAGAAGGAGGCGGCCAAGACTGCCGACATGAAGGAGAAGGGCGCCGATCCCTACGATCTGAAACAGCAG GAGAATGTTTTAGCTGAGTCAAGGATGATGGTCTCAGACTGGCACAAGCAACTTGAAACTGCACTGGCTGACTTGAAAGCAACACTG GCTGAACTGAAGGAGCCAAATGAGCAAGGTGCTGAGATTGGAGAAGCTGAGAGTACAATCACAGAG GCATCGGAAGTGAAGGCCgccaaggaggaagagaaggttgTCCTTGTGGGCAACAAGGAGGCGTCAGGATCTGGCGAGAAGGCAGCGGCCACCGGTAACATGCCGTGTATCGATCGCCTCCGGGAGGAGCTCTCTTGTGCG gattatcttgctcaatttgacAACACTTCTGAAAA CTCTGATCTGGAGCTAGCTATAGCACTTCAACAGCAAGAGTTTGAGCGGCAACCACAAAGGTTTcaagctccaccaccacagcagcagcaacaacagtaA
- the LOC136473541 gene encoding uncharacterized protein isoform X3 — protein MGPPSPAEAHGVAPPLFSARRHSAVHPRVAGVLLGGTRSPSSPRWSSRTPPSASPVARGGPPPPPPAAAPDPALARLYVRFGRFLHQRGQATIGAAALLPAAQVPSSTTSAHHSRMATLGNLKIKTSMCKRIVKELRSYEKEAAKTADMKEKGADPYDLKQQENVLAESRMMVSDWHKQLETALADLKATLAELKEPNEQGAEIGEAESTITEASEVKAAKEEEKVVLVGNKEASGSGEKAAATGNMPCIDRLREELSCADYLAQFDNTSENSDLELAIALQQQEFERQPQRFQAPPPQQQQQQ, from the exons ATGGGACCTCCCTCTCCAGCGGAGGCGCACGGCGTCGCACCCCCCCTCTTCTCCGCGCGGCGGCACTCGGCGGTGCACCCTAGGGTGGCGGGGGTTCTGCTGGGTGGGACGAGGAGTCCGTCCTCGCCGCGATGGTCGTCGAGGACACCCCCATCTGCGAGTCCCGTCGCAAGAGGcgggcctccacctcctccaccggcgGCAGCGCCGGATCCAGCACTAG CTCGCCTATACGTTCGATTTGGTCGTTTTCTGCATCAACGGGGCCAAGCGACCATCGGCGCGGCCGCCCTACTCCCAGCTGCCCAGGTCCCTTCGTCGACGACGAGCGCCCACCACAGCAG GATGGCGACGCTGGGGAATCTGAAGATCAAGACGTCGATGTGCAAGAGGATCGTGAAGGAGCTGCGCTCGTACGAGAAGGAGGCGGCCAAGACTGCCGACATGAAGGAGAAGGGCGCCGATCCCTACGATCTGAAACAGCAG GAGAATGTTTTAGCTGAGTCAAGGATGATGGTCTCAGACTGGCACAAGCAACTTGAAACTGCACTGGCTGACTTGAAAGCAACACTG GCTGAACTGAAGGAGCCAAATGAGCAAGGTGCTGAGATTGGAGAAGCTGAGAGTACAATCACAGAG GCATCGGAAGTGAAGGCCgccaaggaggaagagaaggttgTCCTTGTGGGCAACAAGGAGGCGTCAGGATCTGGCGAGAAGGCAGCGGCCACCGGTAACATGCCGTGTATCGATCGCCTCCGGGAGGAGCTCTCTTGTGCG gattatcttgctcaatttgacAACACTTCTGAAAA CTCTGATCTGGAGCTAGCTATAGCACTTCAACAGCAAGAGTTTGAGCGGCAACCACAAAGGTTTcaagctccaccaccacagcagcagcaacaacagtaA
- the LOC136469896 gene encoding uncharacterized protein — protein sequence MSDEEAGSTENEAGSTQRRHVEEQHRVAVRRRWPPSAEAGWSGDPTSYSLYRKLEAIKKNLSAPSPLNLFPNFAPKSRRHSSATATSPPPSHRPRAHDGTTPSPPHDGTIPSPPHDIGGVSEDARARRHRRCCKDPSAARSLLQGSHRHPSPAGALGGKVASTQHVEQVEDDAWRAEEAGCGVLQFMLPHRAASLHVPGRTLIQVSDDSNEEDDSSSNAFYTDSCDLLSDFDEHDDPVNMDLLKATVEAAKADAKKANMHYAEKSDRKVDESFDRLYCDIRDGVLAPLKK from the exons ATGAGCGATGAGGAGGCCGGATCCACGGAGAACGAGGCCGGATCCACGCAGAGGAGGCATGTGGAGGAGCAGCACCGCGTGGCGGTGAGGAGGAGGTGGCCACCGTCGGCGGAGGCGGGTTGGAGTGGAG ATCCTACATCTTACAGCTTGTACCGGAAGCTTGAGGCAATTAAAAAAAATCTATCGGCGCCTAGCCCTCTAAATCTGTTCCCCAATTTCGCCCCCAAATCCCGCCGCCACTCATCGGCCACAGCTACCTCTCCACCACCATCCCATCGTCCACGAGCGCACGACGGCACGACCCCTTCGCCACCACACGACGGCACGATCCCTTCGCCACCGCACGACATCGGCGGCGTCTCGGAAGATGCGAGGGCCCGCCGCCACCGTCGCTGCTGCAAGGACCCCTCCGCTGCCCGGTCGCTGTTGCAAGGATCCCATCGCCACCCCAGCCCGGCCGGTGCCCTCGGCGGGAAGGTGGCCAGCACGCAGCATGTGGAGCAGGTCGAGGATGATGCATGGCGCGCGGAGGAGGCCGGCTGCGGAG TGCTGCAGTTCATGCTCCCCCACCGTGCCGCAAGCCTGCATGTACCTGGCCGGACCTTGATTCAG GTTTCTGATGACAGTAACGAGGAAGACGATTCTTCATCGAATGCCTTCTACACTGATTCCTGTGACTTACTTTCGGACTTCGATGAACATGATGATCCTGTCAACATGGACCTGCTGAAAGCGACAGTTGAGGCAGCTAAGGCCGATGCCAAAAAAGCCAACATGCACTATGCGGAGAAGTCAGACCGTAAAGTTGATGAGTCGTTTGATAGGCTCTACTGTGACATCAGGGACGGCGTGCTGGCACCACTAAAGAAGTAG